The segment GGCTCTTCAACGACCATACGAGCTGGACCTTGGACCACGAGGGCGACATCGACGGCCTCATCGACGCCTCGATGGCGAAAGGGACACTCCCGGAGATGGTTCTGGTTCATCCCAACGGAGGGCGAAGCTTCTATACGAATACCCATGATGGAAGCGTGCGTTACGAGGACTTCGTGGTGGACGAGCTTCCCGCTCATGTCGAGGCCAACTATCGCGTGCTCTCGGGACGAGCGCATCGCGCCATTTCCGGCACGTCGATGGGGGGCTACGGTGCACTCAAGATCGCGATGCGACATCCGGACCGGTATATCGCCGTGGCCGCTCACTCACCCATCGTGTTTCCCGTCGACAACCCGCTCGATGTGTCAGGCGGCAATGGAGGCGGACGCCAGTTCGAGTACATTCGCGAGGTCTTCGCCGTCGTCTACGGGAGACCATTCGACCAGACGTACTTCGACGAGAACAATCCCCTGAAGCTCGCGGCGCGGTCGAACTTGAATGAGCTCGGGATCTACTTCGACTACGGGACCGAGGACCGTTACGCCGACGCCATCGGGCTCGGGCGCGGACTCGAGAAGCTCGCCCAGGAGCTCGAGGCGAGAAAAGTCCCCCACCAGTTCGAGATTCACGAAGGCGAGCCTCATGGATGGGCTCTCGTCTTCGCTCACATTCCCGAGTCTCTCGCCTTCATCGCTCGCTACTTCGTCGGGGGCGGTTGAAGCCGCCATGAAGCAACGATAGGATGAAAGCATATCGGTCCATGAACGCCCGATCCTTCCTCCTGGCAACGATGATGCCCGCTGCGTTGCTCGCCTTGG is part of the Vicinamibacteria bacterium genome and harbors:
- a CDS encoding alpha/beta hydrolase family protein codes for the protein MLRHLLAFAVVLSVPAFPASGQPGQWLRQSREPIELPSGSRVEFSTMPSKALGGTGEFSIFFPPSYGDGDKRYPVVYFLHGLFNDHTSWTLDHEGDIDGLIDASMAKGTLPEMVLVHPNGGRSFYTNTHDGSVRYEDFVVDELPAHVEANYRVLSGRAHRAISGTSMGGYGALKIAMRHPDRYIAVAAHSPIVFPVDNPLDVSGGNGGGRQFEYIREVFAVVYGRPFDQTYFDENNPLKLAARSNLNELGIYFDYGTEDRYADAIGLGRGLEKLAQELEARKVPHQFEIHEGEPHGWALVFAHIPESLAFIARYFVGGG